The genomic segment GCCAATTTATGTATTGCGCGGACTTCCCGATTGCACAAGTTATTATCGCGAAGCATTGAAAGAAATTACCGAGCGCATCGAACACGGCGTTGGTCCGATTCCCGAAGAAAAAGTTCGCGTGGTGATTGAAGGTCCGCCGCCGTGGCCGCACTTCCGCGCATTTTGGGAATTGCTCAAACGCTGGGGCGTGTGTGCTGTTGCGTCGAGTTATTCGAAAGTTGGTGGATTTTGGGACCACGGTTTTCGCCACGATTATACAAAGCCGTTTGAAAGCATCGCCGAATATTGTTTGACGTGCTACACGAATTTAAATCTTCCGATGCGAACGGATTTGCTGCGCAGTTATGCAGAAGAATATAATGCCGATGCAATCGTGATTCATTCTGTGAAATCGTGCCGCTCGTTTTCAGTCGGACAAGCAGATATGCGCGAGCAATTTATACGCAAGTGGAATATTCCAACGCTCTTGATAGAAAGCGATTTGGCTGACCCGCGTTATTTTCAAGCCGCGCAATTACGCAATCGCATTGATGCATTTTTTGAATCACTGGAACATAAGCGGTTGGTGAGTGCGTGAGTCAGTGAATGTTTATTATAAAATTCCAAAACACAAATTTCAAATAACAAATAAAACTCAAATGACAAATTCAAAAGAAAGAAAATAC from the Ignavibacteria bacterium genome contains:
- a CDS encoding benzoyl-CoA reductase subunit B gives rise to the protein PIYVLRGLPDCTSYYREALKEITERIEHGVGPIPEEKVRVVIEGPPPWPHFRAFWELLKRWGVCAVASSYSKVGGFWDHGFRHDYTKPFESIAEYCLTCYTNLNLPMRTDLLRSYAEEYNADAIVIHSVKSCRSFSVGQADMREQFIRKWNIPTLLIESDLADPRYFQAAQLRNRIDAFFESLEHKRLVSA